One genomic segment of Chitinophaga sancti includes these proteins:
- a CDS encoding 6-phosphogluconolactonase, with amino-acid sequence MTAITAGQLAVNIYENRQALGQAAATMAAQQIKELLQQQPVVNIIFAAAGSQLEFLAALIREDLEWNRVQAFHMDEYMGLPDGHPQLFSNFLREKIFGKVSFKNIFYINGQATDIHTECSRYAALLKTNPVDITFMGIGENAHLAFNDPHVALFNDSKLVKIVDLDEACKQQQVNEGCFSQPADVPPYAYTLTIPALLNAKYIYCMVPGATKAQAVYHTLKNDISEKYPSTILREHENTTMFLDKESAALII; translated from the coding sequence ATGACAGCAATTACAGCAGGACAGTTAGCCGTTAATATTTATGAAAATCGCCAGGCGCTTGGACAAGCTGCAGCTACGATGGCTGCACAGCAGATAAAAGAGCTGCTGCAGCAGCAGCCTGTGGTCAATATCATCTTTGCCGCTGCCGGTTCGCAGCTGGAGTTCCTGGCTGCTTTGATCAGGGAAGACCTTGAATGGAACAGGGTTCAGGCATTCCATATGGACGAATACATGGGGCTGCCGGATGGACACCCACAGCTGTTCAGTAATTTTCTAAGAGAAAAGATTTTCGGCAAAGTATCGTTTAAAAATATTTTTTACATTAACGGACAGGCCACTGACATTCATACTGAATGTAGCAGGTATGCGGCTTTGCTGAAAACCAATCCTGTAGATATCACCTTCATGGGCATTGGTGAAAATGCCCACCTGGCCTTTAACGATCCGCATGTGGCTTTGTTTAACGACAGCAAGCTGGTGAAAATAGTAGACCTGGACGAAGCCTGCAAGCAGCAGCAGGTAAACGAAGGTTGCTTTTCACAACCCGCTGATGTACCTCCATATGCTTATACACTCACTATTCCTGCTCTGCTTAACGCGAAGTATATTTACTGTATGGTGCCAGGAGCCACCAAGGCACAGGCCGTATATCATACATTAAAAAATGATATCTCAGAAAAATATCCTTCCACCATCTTAAGGGAACATGAAAACACAACCATGTTCCTTGACAAGGAAAGTGCGGCACTGATCATCTGA
- a CDS encoding MFS transporter yields MRNYRWVICGMLFFATTINYLDRQVVGYLKPILEKQFNWTETDYSHIVMAFTASYAIGLLVFGRIIDKIGSKMGYTISIAVWSLAAILHAVVRSTLGFGIIRAFLGLGESGNFPSAIKTVVEWFPKNERAMATGIFDSGSNIGAVAAPLVIPWLLGAFGWQAAFIITGSLGGLWLIGWVLTYDKPENHKKVSAAELALIKSDNEPLLNGTVSWSWLFGLKQTWVFIIGKFFTDPIWYFFMYWLPSYFSSAFHLDLKKPSPPLIIIYTAATLGALGGGYLSSFLLKRGWPVYKARKMALLISALVVLPIFASRYTENIWIVVSLISLSIAGNAAWSANIYTVVSDILPSGAVSSVIGIGGMAGAVGGVLFPIAIGLVLDHYKALNQITAGYNIIFIYCSLSFLLAWLLIHFLLPKMTPVTKVS; encoded by the coding sequence ATGAGAAATTATCGCTGGGTCATTTGCGGCATGCTGTTTTTTGCAACCACCATCAATTACCTGGACAGGCAGGTAGTCGGCTATCTGAAACCCATACTTGAAAAGCAATTTAACTGGACAGAAACTGACTATAGCCATATTGTAATGGCTTTTACCGCTTCCTATGCCATCGGACTGCTAGTATTCGGCCGCATTATCGATAAGATTGGCAGCAAGATGGGATATACCATCTCCATCGCAGTATGGAGCCTGGCAGCCATTTTACATGCCGTAGTAAGATCTACACTTGGATTTGGCATAATCAGGGCATTCCTGGGCCTTGGAGAATCCGGTAACTTCCCGTCTGCTATTAAAACTGTTGTAGAATGGTTCCCTAAAAATGAAAGAGCCATGGCAACGGGCATCTTTGATTCCGGCTCCAATATCGGTGCAGTAGCAGCACCGCTGGTTATTCCGTGGTTGCTAGGCGCCTTTGGCTGGCAGGCTGCATTTATCATTACCGGTAGCCTGGGAGGCTTATGGCTCATCGGCTGGGTGCTTACCTACGACAAACCAGAAAATCATAAAAAAGTATCTGCAGCCGAATTGGCGCTGATAAAAAGCGATAACGAGCCTTTGTTGAATGGGACCGTGTCCTGGAGCTGGTTATTTGGGCTGAAGCAGACCTGGGTGTTCATCATCGGAAAGTTTTTTACTGACCCGATCTGGTACTTTTTTATGTACTGGCTGCCGTCATATTTTTCCAGTGCGTTTCATCTGGACCTGAAGAAACCTTCTCCTCCGCTGATTATAATATATACTGCCGCTACCCTGGGTGCGCTGGGTGGTGGTTACTTGTCTTCCTTCCTCCTTAAACGAGGCTGGCCGGTGTATAAGGCCCGTAAGATGGCCCTCCTGATATCTGCACTTGTGGTATTGCCAATCTTTGCTTCCCGTTATACTGAGAACATCTGGATAGTAGTAAGTCTCATTAGTCTTTCCATCGCAGGGAATGCTGCCTGGAGCGCCAATATCTATACGGTGGTATCCGACATTTTGCCCTCGGGAGCAGTCAGCTCCGTAATAGGCATAGGCGGCATGGCGGGAGCCGTAGGCGGCGTGCTTTTCCCAATTGCTATAGGATTAGTATTGGACCATTACAAGGCCTTAAACCAAATCACAGCCGGCTACAATATTATTTTCATTTACTGCAGCCTGTCTTTCCTGTTGGCATGGTTGCTGATCCATTTTTTATTACCTAAGATGACGCCTGTTACTAAGGTCTCATAA